TCTACGAGACGCCGACCGGCTGGAAGTTCTTCGGCAACCTGCTCGACGAGGGCCTGGCGACGATCTGCGGCGAGGAAAGCGCCGGCACCGGATCCAACCACGTGCGCGAGAAGGACGGGCTCTGGGCCGTTTTGCTCTGGCTCAACATCCTGGCCGCTCGCCAGGAAAGCGCCCTCGACATCGTTCGCCAGCACTGGTCGACCTACGGACGCAACTATTATTCGCGCCACGACTACGAGGGAGTCGATTCGGACGCCGCCAACGGCCTGATCGCCGCGCTCAGGGACAAGCTCGCCGGGCTGCCGGGCAAGGGCTTCGGCCCACTCACCGTCGAGACCGCCGATGATTTCTCCTACAACGACCCGGTCGACAAGTCGGTGAGCAACAACCAGGGCATCCGCATCCTCTTCAAGGGCGGATCGCGGGTCGTCTTCCGCCTCTCCGGCACCGGAACCTCCGGCGCGACGCTACGCGTCTATATCGAACGCTTCGAGCCGGACCCGGCCGGCCACGACCTGGACACACAAGCAGCACTCGCCGACCTGATCGCCGTCGCCGACAACATCGCCGAGATCAAGACGCGCACCGGCCGCCAGGAGCCGAGCGTTATTACCTGAGGCACTCACGCAGATCTTCCGCTGATGCCCCAGTTCACCCCCCTCTGGCCTGCCGGCCATCTCCCCCACAAGGGGGGAGATCGGATGTGGCCCGCCCTGTGCCAATGATAAGGCTTCCTATTCCAAGCCGTTCGACCCGGGCGAAGTGTTCGCCGCGAGTCGATCCCTTGTGGGGGAGATGGCCGACAGGCCAGAGGGGGTGGACGGCGGCACTGACTTCAACGGTAAAATCAAGAAGGGAAGCGCCTTCATGCCGACGACAGGAATCCCACCCCTCGGCGTGACCCGCACGACTGACGGAACATGCTTCGCCGTCTGGTCCCACAATGCCGCCCGCATCGATCTCTGCCTGTTCGACAAGCAAGGCAAAAAGGAGCTGCGCCGCCTGCCGATGACGCGCGACGGCGATGTGCATAGCATCATCCTCGCTGGCGTGCCGCTCGGTACCCGCTACGGCCTGCGTGCCGAGGGCGTCTACTCGCCCGACCACGGACTGTGGTTCGACCCCTCCAAGCTGCTCGTCGACCCCTATGCCGTGGAACTCGACCGCCCCTTTCGCCACGATCCACGGCTGACGATGTTCGGCGAGGAGACGGCCGACCTCGTGCCGAAGGCGATCGTCACCGACGTCAAGGCCGTGAAGCCGAAGCCGCCGCTGTTTGAGCCCGGCGGGCTGATCTACGAGGTCGCCGTCAAGCCGTTCACCATGCTTCATCCCGGCATTCCGGAGAAGAAACGCGGCACGCTGGCTGCCCTCGCCGAGCCGGTCGTCATCGAGCACCTCACCCGCCTCGGTGTGTCCGCCGTCGAACTGATGCCGATCATCGCCTGGATCGACGAGCGGCACCTGCCGCCGCTCGGGCTCCACAATGGCTGGGGCTACAATCCGATCGCGCCGATGGCGCTCGATCCGCGCCTCGTTCCCGGCGGCGTCAAGGAACTGCGCAAGACCGTCGAGGCGCTGCACAAGGCCGGCATCGGCGTCATCCTCGATCTCGTCTTCAACCATTCCGGCGAGAGCGACCGCTACGGCACGACGCTTTCGATGCGCGGGCTCGACAATCTCACCTATTATCGCCATGTCACCGACGAGCCGGGCGAGCTCATCAACGACACCGGCTGCGGCAACACCATCGCCTGCGATCACCCGATGGTCCGAAGGCTGATCCTCGACAGTCTGCGCCATTTCGTTCTTGCCGCCGGCGTCGATGGTTTCCGCTTCGACCTTGCCTCCATCCTCGGCCGGGACATGGGCGGCTTTCACCGCGACGCAGCCCTCTTCGCCGCGATCGCGGTCGATCCGCTGCTTTCCGACCGCATCCTGATCGCCGAGCCCTGGGACACCGGCCCCGGCGGCTACCAGCTCGGCAATTTCCCGCACCCCTTTCTCGAATGGAACGATCGCGCCCGCGACGATATCCGCCGTTACTGGCGCGGCGATCGGCACGCCGTCGGGACGCTCGCCACCGCGCTTGCCGGCTCTTCCGAGACCTTCTCGCGCTGGGGCGAGACGACGACGCGCAGCGTCAACTTCATCGCCGCCCATGACGGCTTCACGCTCTTCGACCTCGTCGCCTATGCGCGCAAACACAACGAGGCGAATGGCGAAGGCAATCGCGACGGGCACAACGAGAATTACTCCTGGAACAATGGCGCCGAGGGCGCGACCGAGGATCCGGAGGTGGATGCGGCGCGGCGCAATGATGCGATGGCGCTCGCCGGTAGCCTGTTCGCCTCGCGCGGAACGATCATGCTGACGGCGGGGGACGAAGGCGGCCGCAGCCAGCACGGCAACAACAATGCCTATGCGCAGGACAATGTGACGACCTGGCTCGACTGGGAGGCGCTCGACCAGCAACTCGTCGACCACACGGCTGCCCTCTCCGCCATGCGCCGCCGCTTTGGGGTCTTCGACGACACGTCGTTCTTCACCGGACAGGGCGACGTCGACTGGCTGCGGCTCGACGGCCGTCCGATGACCGTCGAGGATTGGGAACATCCGGCGACCGACAACTTTATCATGGTGCTGGCGACGGGAGATCGGCAACAGCAGCGATCGACCCGGCTTGCCGTGGTCATCAACCGCAGCCATGCGTTGCACCCCTTCAGGCCGCCCCCGAGCCTCGACGGCGAATGGCGCGACGCCCTTACGGGCGTGGCGCTGCCGGCCTGCGCCCCGGCGCGTACGGTCACCTTCCTGGTCGAGGTTTTCTAAAGTTTTACCGCCACTTGCTAGAAATTGCCCGGCCGGCCTATAGATCGTTAGGGAGGCCGCTGGTTCAGGACAAGCACATGCCGCAAGACATTTCACTTTCCGAGGTAAGAGATCTGATCGGCAAAGAGATCGGCGTATCCGACTGGATCACCGTTTCCCAGAAGACCATCGACAATTTTGCCGAGGCGACGGGCGACTTCCAGTTCATCCACACGAATCCCGAGCGCGCGGCGGCCGAAACGCCCTTCGGCGGCACGATTGCGCACGGTTTCCTGTCGCTCTCGCTGCTCTCGGCAATGAACTACAATTGCCTGCCGAAGATCCGCGAGCAGACGATGGGCATCAATTACGGCTTCGAAAAGGTGCGCTTCATGGCGCCCGTCAAGAGCGGCGCACGGGTGCGCGGCCGCTTCACCATGGCCGATGCCCGCTTCCGCGGCGCCGGCATGCTGATGATCACCTATGACGCGACCGTGGAGGTCGAAGGCGAACGCAAGCCGGCCCTGACCGCCGTGTGGCAGACGATCATCCAGTTCGACCCGAACGACCGGCCGGCGGATGCCTGAGGCCGGGCCGGCCGAGACCGTCCGCGGTGCATTTCGCGCCACAAGTCGGCCGAAAGCACTTCGAAAAGAAATTTGCCCCTCTCCTCGGGTTTAACCCGAGGACTAACCCTCTCCCGTAACGACGGGGAGAGGGTACTTAGGCGGGTGCGGCAATACCCTTCGCCCCGCTTGCGGGGAGAAGGTGCCGGCAGGCGGATGAGGGGTGAACGTCAAGCAGGCGGCAAAAGAAAAAGCGGCAGATCGCTCCGCCGCTTCCAGTTTAAAAGTACGCCGCTTCAATGCGCGGCGTCTTCAGCGCCTTCCGAAAGCAGGCCAAAGACGAAGGGTGAGAACGACCGCCAGCATTCGAGGCGGAAGGTATCCTCCGCGGTGCGGAGGAGAACGATCTCCGCCTTGCCGAAGACGGTGCGCGAGCAGGCGCCGACCGGGAAAAGGCCGAGCGACAGGTCCTGCGGGCAGCCGCTGTTGATCGCCACTTCCGCACCCGGTCCTCTGACGATGATCGCCGTGTTGCGGTGCGAGACGTCGACGGCCGAATGCAGGGCGCCGCTGGATGCGGCGGCGCCCATCAGGTCGGCACCGTCCTCGTCGATCACCAGCCACTCGTCCGGACCAAGCCAGAGCGCATGGCGGTTGCCGCTCGACGCCGAGGTCTTCGGCCTGAGCGGAAGCGTCACGCCGAGGGCGGCAGAGAGCGCCGGAACCGCGTCCTGGCCGGCGCGCAGCGAGATACGCGAGGCGGGTGCGGCCGGCGTCAGGATCGCCGCGTGCGAGCCGCCCCTGAGGCCGGCGAGCGGAGTTTTGCGAACTGCCTGGTCAGCCATGGAGGCGACCTCCTTCCTTGTCAAAGAACACCATGTCGCTCACCTCGACGGCGATCGTCCGATCGGCCATCGGTACGTAGAGCGTCTGTCCGAGCCGCGCCTGGCCGCCGGCAACGACCGCCATCGCAATCGAGCGGCCGCAATTCGACGACCAGTAGGACGACGTCACATGGCCGAGCATGGTCATCGGTTTCGGTTCGTTCGGGTCGGCGACGATCTGCGCGCCTTCCTCCAGCACCACCTTCGGATCCTTGGTGAGGAGGCCGACGAGCTGCTTGCGGCCGTCCTTGACGAGGTCGGGCCGCTTCAGGCCACGGATGCCGACGAAATCCGGCTTCTTCTTCGAGACCGCCCAGGAAAGCGCAGCGTCATGCGGCGTGAGGGTGCCGTCGGTGTCCTGGCCGACGATGATGTAGCCCTTCTCGGCGCGCAGCACGTGCATCGTCTCCGTGCCGTAGGCGCAGGCGCCCATCGGTTCGGCCCTGGCCCAGATCGCCTCCCAGACCGCCTGGCCGTAATCGGCCGGCACGTTGACCTCGAAGCCGAGCTCGCCGGTGAACGACATGCGGAACAGCCGGGTGGGCACGCCGCAGATGCGGCCTTCGGCAACGCTCATATGCGGGAAGGCCTCGTTCGACAGATCGATGCCTTCGACGAGCGGTGCGATGATCTCGCGCGCCTTCGGGCCCTGCACGGCGATGACGGCCCATTGCTCCGTCGTCGAGGTCAGCCATACCTTGAGATGCGGGAACTCGGTCTGCAGATAGTCTTCCATGTGGTGCAGGACGCGCGGCGCGCCGCCGGTCGTCGTCGTCACATGGAAGCGATCCTCGGCCAGCCGGCCGACCACGCCGTCGTCATAGACGAAGCCGTCGTCGCGCAGCATGATGCCGTAGCGGCAGCGGCCGGGCTTCAGATTGTCCCAGGCATTCGTATACATCAGGTTGAGGAACTGGGCGGCGTCCGGGCCGACCACCTCGATCTTACCGAGCGTCGACGCGTCGAAGACGCCGGCCACTTCGCGGACCGTCTTGCACTCGCGGGCGACTGCCTCATGCATGTCCTCGCCCGCCTTCGGATAGAACCAGGCGCGTTTCCAGTTGCCGACATCCTCGAACTCGGCGCCCTGCGCCTCTTCCCAGGCATGCATCGGCGTCTTGCGGGCCGGATCGAACAGGCTGCCGCGCGAGTGATTAACGATCGTGCCGAAGGTTATCGGCGTATAAGGTTGGCGGAAGGTCGTCAGCCCCACTTCCGGGATGCCCTTGCCGAGTGCTTCGGCGGCAATCGCGAGCCCGTGCATGTTGGAGAGCTTGCCCTGGTCGGAGGCCATGCCGTTGGTGGTGAAGCGCTTGATATGCTCCACCGAATGCATGCCCTCGCGCACCGCAAGGCGAATGTCCTTGGCGCAGACGTCGTGCTGGAAATCGATGAACGCCTTGACGGTCGTGTCCGGTCCCGCCCCTTCGGCCGCGCCGATCATGCCGCCGGTCCATTCGAAGGCGTTCTGACCGGTAAGTGCGACCTGCTCGCCGCCTTCGGCGCCGGCAGCCCGGGCGGCCAGCTCGCCGGCGGCAAGCGCCTCGTCGATGGTCGCCTGAAGGTCGTCGGTGCCGTTGCAGGTGCCGATCGACAGGCAGTCCTGCGCGTAGGTGCCGGGCAGGAAGCGCTCCGTCTCCGCGTCGAACTTCACCTTGCCGCGCGACTGCGAGAAGAGGTGCACCGACGGCGTCCAGCCGGCCGAGACGAGCAACGCATCGACAGGGATCTTGCGCGCCCCGCGGCCGCCGTTGCGGGCGACGGTAATCGAGGCGATCCGAAGCTTGCCTGTCGTGTTGACGACGGAGTGGCCCGTCAGCACCTCGATGCCGAGATGTCTCGCCTTCTCCAGCACCGCTTCGCCCGGCTGCTCGCGGCAATCGACGATCGCCGCAACCGCGACGCCGGCCTTCCTGAGGTCGAAGGCGGCCTCGTAGGCGGAGTCATGCGCCGTGTAGATGCCGACCTTCTTACCGACCGCGACACCGAAGTGGTTGAGATAGGTGCGGCCCGCCGAAGCCAGCATGATGCCCGGCCGGTCGTTGTTGGCGAAGACCATGTGGCGCTCGATTGCGCCGTTGGCGAGGATGACCTTCTTGGCGCGCACCTGCCAGAGCCGCTCGCGTGGCAGCGCCTTGTCGACAGCGGCGAGATGGTCCGTCACTCGCTCCACGAGGCCGACGAAATTATGGTTGTAGTAGCCGAAGGCCGTGGTGCGGGTCAGCACCGTCACGTTGTCCATCCCGGCCAACGCCTTGCCGGTCTCCTGCGCCCAGACATAGCCCGGCTTGCCGTCGACGACCGTTCCGGTGTCGTGGTGGAGTGCACCCCCGACTTCCGGCTGTTCGTCGCAAAGGAAGACCTTCGCGCCGGCCTTTGCCGCGGCGAGTGCGGCCGCAAGACCGGCGACGCCGGCGCCCACCACCAGCACGTCGCAATGGACGTAGCGGCTGGCGTAGTGATCCGGATCGGGCTCGGTCGGCGCGACGCCGAGACCGGCCGCCCGGCGAATGAACGGCTCGTAGAGGCTGTGCCACGCCGCCTTCGGCCACATGAAGGTCTTGTAGTAGAAGCCGGCGGCGAAGAAGGGCGACAGAAGATCGTTGAAACCGCCGACGTCGAAGGCAAGCGACGGCCAGCGGTTCTGCGAAGAGACCTTCATGCCGTCGAAGACTTCCTGCACGGTGGCGCGCACGTTCGGCTGCCGGCGCGCTGCGTCACGAGAGACGTCGAGCAGCGCATTCGGTTCCTCCGCACCGGCGGAAAGAATGCCGCGCGGACGGTGATACTTGAACGACCGGCCGACCAGATGGATGTCGTTGGCGATCAGCGCCGAGGCGACCGTGTCGCCCTCGAGCGCCGTCAGCGTGCGACCGTCGAAGGTGAACCTGGCGGTGCGGGCCGGCGTCAGGCGTCCCGCACCCGAAATGCGATTGACGCCGCTCATTGCGCTGCTCCTTCCAGGGCCTCGTAGGTCTCGACCGTCGCGGCCGTCTTCGGCTGCGCATCGAGATCAGGCTTCGGCTCGCCGGCCTTGTAGGTCGTCAGGAACCGGTCGCTGACCGTATCACGGGCCGCGTTGAAGAAGCGGCTGCAGCCGTGAATGTGCCGCCATCTCTCGAAGATCACGCCCTTCGGGTTGTCGCGCAGGAAGAAATAGGCTTCGAATTCTTCGTCGCTGATCTCGGCGATATTGGTCGGACGGACGATGTGGGCATCGCCGGCATTGCGGAACTCGAGCTCGGAGCGCTCTTCCTCGCAGTAGGGGCAGTAAATCAGAAGCATCTGGAATATCCTCGCATTAGAGCGCCGCGCCTTTGACAGAAGGCGCAAAGGTCGCTCTATCCTTCAACTCTAGTGCGCTACGGCGGCAGCTGCCGCCTCGTCGATGAGCCGCCCGGTGCGGAAGCGCTCGAGCGTCAGCCCCGCAGAGAGCCTGTGCGGCTCCCCGCGCGCGATGAGATGGGCAAAGAGATTGGCCGAGCCCGGCGTCGCCTTGAAGCCGCCCGTCCCCCAGCCGGCATTGAGATAGAGGCCGGGGACCGGCGTCACGCCCTGGATCGGCGAGCGATCCTGCGTCACGTCGACGATGCCGCCCCATTGCCGCATCATCTTGACGCGGCGGAACATCGGGAAGAGCTCGCAGATCGCGTCGAGCGTATGGGTGATGATCTGCAGGCCGCCGGTCTGCGAATAGGAATTGTACTGGTCGGTACCGGCGCCGATGACGAACTCGCCCTTGTCCGACTGCGAGATATAGGCATGCACCGAGTTCGACATCACCACGCAGGGGAAGATCGGCTTCAAGGGTTCGGAGACCAGGGCCTGCAGCGGCTGGCTCTGCAGCGGCACGCGCACGTCCGCCATCTGCATCAGCACGGAGCTATGGCCGGCCGCGGAAATGCCGACCTTCTTCGCGCCGATGAAGCCGCGATTGGTGTCGACGCCGGTGACCCGGCCGGTTTCGTCGCGGCGGATGCCGGTCACTTCACAGTTCTGAATGATGTGCACGCCGCGGTCGGACGCCGCGCGGGCATAGCCCCAGGCAACGGCGTCGTGGCGCGCCGTGCCGCCGCGCCGCTGCAGTGCCGCACCGTTGATCGGGTAGCGGGCGCTCTTGGCGATATCGAGCGGCGGACAATAGGCTTTTGCCTGTTCCGGCGTCAGCCATTCGTTGTCGATGCCGTAGAGCCGGTTGGCATTGATGTGCCGCTTGAAGGACTGCTGGTCGTGGATGTTGTGCGACAGCATCATGACGCCGCGCGGCGAGTACATGACGTTGTAGTTGAGGTCCTGCGACAGGTTCTCCCAGAGCTTCAACGAATGCTCGTAGATGTCCATGCTCTCTTCATAGAGATAGTTGGACCGGATGATCGTCGTGTTGCGGCCGGTATTGCCGCCGCCGATCCAGCCCTTCTCGAGCACGGCGACATTGGTGATGCCGTGCTCCTTGGCAAGATAATAGGCCGCCCCAAGGCCATGCCCGCCACCGCCGATGATGATCACATCATATTGCGGGCGTGGTTCCGGCGAGGCCCAGTGGGGGCCCCAGCCCTTGTGGCCCCGCAATGCCTCGCGCGCCACGGCGAAAACAGAATATTTGCGCATCCGCCTGCTACTCCATGAACCCCAAAAAATGTTCTGTCGGCGTTAGAAATCGCAAATCCGGTGACGGCGCAACGTTTCTTTTGCGACGCGATCCGGCGGACTTGGGTGGACTTGCGACACAGGCGACAAACCGACGCTGTTGCTCGACGCCCGGTCTTCCTGCCGGCGGAGGCGCAAATTTCCCTTGAGCCCGATCTCGCCGCTGGACTTTCAGCCGATGATCTGGTATCCGCTCCTCTAATCGTAGAGCTTTCGGCTCAGCGAACGCAGACTTATTGCCTCCCAAACCTGATGGTGAGGCTGCCAACTCGAACAAAGGAACGGGATTCACGTGCAGGTACTTGTCCGCGATAACAATGTCGATCAGGCGCTTCGCGCACTCAAGAAGAAGATGCAGCGCGAAGGCATTTTCCGCGAAATGAAGATGCGTGACTTCTACGAAAAGCCGTCCCAGAAGCGTGCGCGCGAAAAGGCTGAAGCCGTCCGCCGCGTTCGCAAGCTGGCCCGCAAGCGCGCACAGCGTGAAGGCCTTCTGGCCCGCTGATTGGTCGTTTTTTCGACGTTTTCCAATGTAATTTGTGGCGGGGGCGAGGCATCGCCGCCGCCATTTTGATATGGACACCCTGTCCGTCGGCAGTCTAGCGTGACTGCCGCATCAGCTGGCGACGGTTCAGCCGCCCGGAAACAAGGCCGGACGGTTCGCCCGAGGCGCTCATAGAGCCCCCGGAGCCCCCGCGCCTTCGCCGCTCTCCGTAAAGGAAAGCACTGGGACCTTGTCGCTTTGAGGGATCGACTTTGACACTTGCTGCCATGACTGCGGACGTCTCCGGTTTCACCATCCAAGAGGCGCGCCGCCGCCACCAGCGCAATCCGAAGCTTGCCGCTATGCTGATACTCGGCTCGGCCCTGCTGCTTGCCGGATGCCAGACCGACAACGCCTCCGAATCGATGATCCGTGTTGAACGAGCG
This DNA window, taken from Sinorhizobium fredii NGR234, encodes the following:
- the glgX gene encoding glycogen debranching protein GlgX encodes the protein MPTTGIPPLGVTRTTDGTCFAVWSHNAARIDLCLFDKQGKKELRRLPMTRDGDVHSIILAGVPLGTRYGLRAEGVYSPDHGLWFDPSKLLVDPYAVELDRPFRHDPRLTMFGEETADLVPKAIVTDVKAVKPKPPLFEPGGLIYEVAVKPFTMLHPGIPEKKRGTLAALAEPVVIEHLTRLGVSAVELMPIIAWIDERHLPPLGLHNGWGYNPIAPMALDPRLVPGGVKELRKTVEALHKAGIGVILDLVFNHSGESDRYGTTLSMRGLDNLTYYRHVTDEPGELINDTGCGNTIACDHPMVRRLILDSLRHFVLAAGVDGFRFDLASILGRDMGGFHRDAALFAAIAVDPLLSDRILIAEPWDTGPGGYQLGNFPHPFLEWNDRARDDIRRYWRGDRHAVGTLATALAGSSETFSRWGETTTRSVNFIAAHDGFTLFDLVAYARKHNEANGEGNRDGHNENYSWNNGAEGATEDPEVDAARRNDAMALAGSLFASRGTIMLTAGDEGGRSQHGNNNAYAQDNVTTWLDWEALDQQLVDHTAALSAMRRRFGVFDDTSFFTGQGDVDWLRLDGRPMTVEDWEHPATDNFIMVLATGDRQQQRSTRLAVVINRSHALHPFRPPPSLDGEWRDALTGVALPACAPARTVTFLVEVF
- a CDS encoding MaoC family dehydratase, with amino-acid sequence MPQDISLSEVRDLIGKEIGVSDWITVSQKTIDNFAEATGDFQFIHTNPERAAAETPFGGTIAHGFLSLSLLSAMNYNCLPKIREQTMGINYGFEKVRFMAPVKSGARVRGRFTMADARFRGAGMLMITYDATVEVEGERKPALTAVWQTIIQFDPNDRPADA
- the soxG gene encoding sarcosine oxidase subunit gamma family protein, encoding MADQAVRKTPLAGLRGGSHAAILTPAAPASRISLRAGQDAVPALSAALGVTLPLRPKTSASSGNRHALWLGPDEWLVIDEDGADLMGAAASSGALHSAVDVSHRNTAIIVRGPGAEVAINSGCPQDLSLGLFPVGACSRTVFGKAEIVLLRTAEDTFRLECWRSFSPFVFGLLSEGAEDAAH
- a CDS encoding sarcosine oxidase subunit alpha produces the protein MSGVNRISGAGRLTPARTARFTFDGRTLTALEGDTVASALIANDIHLVGRSFKYHRPRGILSAGAEEPNALLDVSRDAARRQPNVRATVQEVFDGMKVSSQNRWPSLAFDVGGFNDLLSPFFAAGFYYKTFMWPKAAWHSLYEPFIRRAAGLGVAPTEPDPDHYASRYVHCDVLVVGAGVAGLAAALAAAKAGAKVFLCDEQPEVGGALHHDTGTVVDGKPGYVWAQETGKALAGMDNVTVLTRTTAFGYYNHNFVGLVERVTDHLAAVDKALPRERLWQVRAKKVILANGAIERHMVFANNDRPGIMLASAGRTYLNHFGVAVGKKVGIYTAHDSAYEAAFDLRKAGVAVAAIVDCREQPGEAVLEKARHLGIEVLTGHSVVNTTGKLRIASITVARNGGRGARKIPVDALLVSAGWTPSVHLFSQSRGKVKFDAETERFLPGTYAQDCLSIGTCNGTDDLQATIDEALAAGELAARAAGAEGGEQVALTGQNAFEWTGGMIGAAEGAGPDTTVKAFIDFQHDVCAKDIRLAVREGMHSVEHIKRFTTNGMASDQGKLSNMHGLAIAAEALGKGIPEVGLTTFRQPYTPITFGTIVNHSRGSLFDPARKTPMHAWEEAQGAEFEDVGNWKRAWFYPKAGEDMHEAVARECKTVREVAGVFDASTLGKIEVVGPDAAQFLNLMYTNAWDNLKPGRCRYGIMLRDDGFVYDDGVVGRLAEDRFHVTTTTGGAPRVLHHMEDYLQTEFPHLKVWLTSTTEQWAVIAVQGPKAREIIAPLVEGIDLSNEAFPHMSVAEGRICGVPTRLFRMSFTGELGFEVNVPADYGQAVWEAIWARAEPMGACAYGTETMHVLRAEKGYIIVGQDTDGTLTPHDAALSWAVSKKKPDFVGIRGLKRPDLVKDGRKQLVGLLTKDPKVVLEEGAQIVADPNEPKPMTMLGHVTSSYWSSNCGRSIAMAVVAGGQARLGQTLYVPMADRTIAVEVSDMVFFDKEGGRLHG
- a CDS encoding sarcosine oxidase subunit delta, with product MLLIYCPYCEEERSELEFRNAGDAHIVRPTNIAEISDEEFEAYFFLRDNPKGVIFERWRHIHGCSRFFNAARDTVSDRFLTTYKAGEPKPDLDAQPKTAATVETYEALEGAAQ
- a CDS encoding sarcosine oxidase subunit beta family protein — its product is MRKYSVFAVAREALRGHKGWGPHWASPEPRPQYDVIIIGGGGHGLGAAYYLAKEHGITNVAVLEKGWIGGGNTGRNTTIIRSNYLYEESMDIYEHSLKLWENLSQDLNYNVMYSPRGVMMLSHNIHDQQSFKRHINANRLYGIDNEWLTPEQAKAYCPPLDIAKSARYPINGAALQRRGGTARHDAVAWGYARAASDRGVHIIQNCEVTGIRRDETGRVTGVDTNRGFIGAKKVGISAAGHSSVLMQMADVRVPLQSQPLQALVSEPLKPIFPCVVMSNSVHAYISQSDKGEFVIGAGTDQYNSYSQTGGLQIITHTLDAICELFPMFRRVKMMRQWGGIVDVTQDRSPIQGVTPVPGLYLNAGWGTGGFKATPGSANLFAHLIARGEPHRLSAGLTLERFRTGRLIDEAAAAAVAH
- the rpsU gene encoding 30S ribosomal protein S21 codes for the protein MQVLVRDNNVDQALRALKKKMQREGIFREMKMRDFYEKPSQKRAREKAEAVRRVRKLARKRAQREGLLAR